A genomic window from Schistocerca serialis cubense isolate TAMUIC-IGC-003099 chromosome 4, iqSchSeri2.2, whole genome shotgun sequence includes:
- the LOC126474779 gene encoding putative uncharacterized protein ENSP00000383309, giving the protein MDINTYASSELYMKKATNKQCKRFLRLPSGRQQEEKASNIKTVINLTERALDEPAISVQSKALNFAPIPRTLPKRDSSKCRASHTCTPAKSSLGDQPPPYYKTAALLQDRRLTTRPPPYYKTAALLQDRRLTTRPPPYYKTAALLQDRRLTTRPPPYYKTAALLQDRRLTTRPPPYYKTAALLQDRRLTTRPPPYYKTAALLQDRRLTTRPPPYYKTAALLQDRRLTTRPPPYYKTAALLQDRRLTTRPPPYYKTAALLQDRRLTTRPPPYYKTAALLQDRRLTTRPPPYYKTAALLQDRRLTTRPPPYYKTAALLQDRRLTTRPPPYYKTAALLQDRRLTTRPPPYYKTAALLQDRRLTTRPPPYYKTAALLQDRRLTTRPPPYYKTAALLQDRRLTTRPPPYYKTAALLQDRRLTTRPPPYYKTAALLQDRRLTTRPPPYYKTAALLQDRRLTTRPPPYYKTAALLQDRRLTTRPPPYYKTAALLQDRRLTTRPPPYYKTAALLQDRRLTTRPPPYYKTAALLQDRRLTTRPPPYYKTAALLQDRRLTTRPPPYYKTAALLQDPPYKEVGKDSAAAVTPKTIDVLNSSGLDRNTIRKLYPRAPAPPRLYGLP; this is encoded by the exons ATGGACATCAACACGTACGCCAGCAGTGAGCTCTACATGAAGAAAGCCACCAACAAACAGTGCAAGAGATTCCTCAGACTTCCGAGCGGACGTCAGCAGGAGGAGAAAGCCAGCAATATTAAGACCGTCATCAACCTGACAGAGAGAGCACTGGATGAGCCAGCTATATCTGTGCAGTCGAAAGCCCTGAACTTTGCTCCGATTCCAAGAACGTTACCAAAACGTGACAGCAGCAAATGTCGAGCAAGCCATACGTGCACTCCCGCCAAGAGCAGCCTAGGAGACCA accgccgccttactacaagaccgccgccttactacaagaccgccgccttactacaagaccgccgccttactacaagaccgccgccttactacaagaccgccgccttactacaagaccgccgccttactacaagaccgccgccttactacaagaccgccgccttactacaagaccgccgccttactacaagaccgccgccttactacaagaccgccgccttactacaagaccgccgccttactacaagaccgccgccttactacaagaccgccgccttactacaagaccgccgccttactacaagaccgccgccttactacaagaccgccgccttactacaagaccgccgccttactacaagaccgccgccttactacaagaccgccgccttactacaagaccgccgccttactacaagaccgccgccttactacaagaccgccgccttactacaagaccgccgccttactacaagaccgccgccttactacaagaccgccgccttactacaagaccgccgccttactacaagaccgccgccttactacaagaccgccgccttactacaagaccgccgccttactacaagaccgccgccttactacaagaccgccgccttactacaagaccgccgccttactacaagaccgccgccttactacaagaccgccgccttactacaagaccgccgccttactacaagaccgccgccttactacaagaccgccgccttactacaagaccgccgccttactacaagaccgccgccttactacaagaccgccgccttactacaagaccgccgccttactacaagaccgccgccttactacaagaccgccgccttactacaagaccgccgccttactacaagaccgccgccttactacaagaccgccgccttactacaagaccgccgccttactacaagaccgccgccttactacaagaccgccgccttactacaagaccgccgccttactacaagaccgccgccttactacaagaccgccgccttactacaagaccgccgccttactacaagaccgccgccttactacaagaccgccgccttactacaagaccgccgccttactacaagaccgccgccttactacaagaccgccgccttactacaagaccgccgccttactacaagaccgccgccttactacaagaccgccgccttactacaagaccgccgccttactacaagaccgccgccttactacaagaccgccgccttactacaagaccgccgccttactacaagaccgccgccttactacaagaccgccgccttactacaagaccgccgccttactacaagaccgccgccttactacaagaccgccgccttactacaagaccgccgccttactacaagaccgccgccttactacaagaccCACCATACAAAGAAGTGGGGAAAGACTCGGCTGCTGCTGTTACGCCCAAGACCATCGATGTTCTCAACAGCTCAGGACTTGACAGAAACACCATTAGGAAGCTTTACCCTCGGGCACCGGCTCCACCGCGACTGTATGGCCTCCCGTAG